The following proteins come from a genomic window of Citrobacter europaeus:
- a CDS encoding oligosaccharide MFS transporter has translation MTNPVQSTRSAYIKLSLFVFLFTFTWAASFGLYAIWLGDKAGLDGVEIGTVFAVNGVFAVVIKPVYGYIMDKMGMKKHLLYFVCLVSALMAPFFIWCYLPLLQTHFISGMIVGALFFSLGWYAGVAAEESYVDRFSRLYAMEFGRIRMWAALGWATASSFSGYLYNISPKINFVISSVSALCMFAVLLTLKVDHFGQEENDVLSKEKIVIGDVFELLRNKKFWTFALYIAGVAWMMFIAEQQFSRYFVTFFSTKEEGNAMFGYMSTAQSAAEFFGMMLVPAIINRIGAKQGMILTGLVISLRLIISGLTNDPLIICLVKPLYGIEIALILVSVFKYIAEHFDKRVNATMYLLGYQAMIYVGSIVVAPPAGYAYQKIGFEHTYLIMGVVALVFTGISAITLSTCYQHKKNTAAPVHGQEATH, from the coding sequence ATGACTAACCCTGTTCAGTCGACGCGCTCGGCTTACATCAAACTGAGTCTGTTTGTATTTCTGTTTACCTTTACCTGGGCGGCCAGTTTTGGCCTGTACGCTATCTGGCTGGGAGATAAAGCCGGGTTGGATGGTGTGGAGATCGGCACGGTATTTGCCGTGAACGGCGTTTTTGCGGTAGTTATCAAACCTGTTTACGGTTACATCATGGACAAAATGGGCATGAAAAAACATCTGCTCTATTTTGTCTGCCTCGTTTCGGCCCTGATGGCGCCATTTTTCATCTGGTGTTACCTGCCGCTATTACAAACGCATTTTATCAGCGGGATGATCGTCGGTGCGCTTTTTTTCAGCCTCGGCTGGTATGCGGGGGTGGCGGCGGAAGAGTCCTATGTTGACCGTTTCAGCCGTTTGTACGCGATGGAGTTTGGCCGGATCCGCATGTGGGCCGCGCTGGGATGGGCAACGGCGTCTTCATTCTCTGGGTATCTCTACAATATTTCGCCCAAAATCAACTTTGTAATCAGTAGCGTTTCCGCGCTGTGCATGTTTGCGGTTCTGCTGACGCTGAAAGTTGATCACTTTGGCCAGGAAGAGAATGACGTCCTGTCGAAAGAGAAGATTGTCATTGGCGATGTGTTCGAGTTGCTGCGCAATAAGAAATTCTGGACCTTTGCGCTGTATATCGCGGGAGTGGCATGGATGATGTTTATTGCCGAACAGCAGTTCTCTCGCTATTTCGTCACCTTCTTTAGCACTAAAGAAGAAGGCAACGCCATGTTTGGCTACATGAGTACCGCGCAGTCAGCCGCAGAGTTTTTCGGCATGATGCTGGTGCCTGCCATTATTAACCGCATAGGCGCTAAGCAGGGGATGATCCTGACCGGTCTTGTGATCAGTCTGCGTTTGATTATTTCCGGATTAACTAACGATCCGCTGATCATCTGCCTGGTGAAGCCTTTGTATGGGATTGAAATCGCCCTGATTCTGGTGTCGGTCTTCAAATACATTGCCGAACATTTCGACAAACGCGTTAACGCCACGATGTACCTGCTGGGCTATCAGGCCATGATTTACGTCGGTTCTATTGTCGTGGCACCGCCTGCCGGCTATGCCTACCAAAAAATTGGTTTTGAGCATACCTATCTGATTATGGGCGTGGTTGCTCTGGTATTTACCGGGATCTCCGCCATCACGCTTTCTACTTGCTATCAGCACAAAAAAAACACTGCAGCCCCTGTCCATGGGCAAGAAGCCACCCATTAA
- a CDS encoding glycoside hydrolase family 88 protein yields MSVTIRKEPIVPVVLRSGERAAITQKIRRALPVILSAIDRNSDYFGTRFPDAACENGRYPIIDNQEWTTSFWTGQLWLAWEWTRNDAYRTLAEQHVRSFGERIASRDHTNHHDLGFLYSLSCIAANKLTGNREATYIAQQAAEVLMERYHEKCGIIQAWGELDNPEQQGRMIIDCNMNLPLLYQASASTGDPRYAEAAKNHIEQARRYIVREDGSTFHTYYMDVRTGEPRFGNTHQGFSDDSCWSRGQAWGVYGFLLNYLYTGDERLLELSQTLANYFINRLPEDLICYWDLALTDPNSERDSSASAILACALLELVKQLPATHPERESYEALALRMIARMLDDYLNAAHEAGEGLLKHSVYYFKGNVGVDECCAWGDYFLMEAMTRAISCWKSYW; encoded by the coding sequence ATGTCTGTGACTATCCGTAAAGAACCGATCGTTCCTGTTGTCCTGCGAAGCGGCGAGCGCGCTGCTATTACGCAGAAGATTCGCCGCGCTTTACCGGTCATTTTATCTGCTATCGATCGTAACAGCGATTATTTTGGCACGCGTTTTCCGGATGCGGCATGTGAAAATGGTCGCTACCCAATTATCGATAATCAGGAATGGACCACCAGTTTCTGGACTGGCCAGCTGTGGCTGGCGTGGGAATGGACGCGTAATGATGCGTATCGTACGTTGGCCGAACAACATGTCCGTTCTTTTGGCGAACGTATTGCCAGTAGGGATCATACCAATCACCACGATCTGGGTTTTCTGTACAGCCTTTCATGTATAGCGGCCAATAAACTAACCGGCAATCGCGAGGCGACTTATATCGCGCAGCAGGCGGCAGAAGTGCTAATGGAACGCTATCACGAGAAATGCGGCATTATTCAGGCGTGGGGCGAACTGGATAATCCGGAGCAGCAGGGCAGGATGATTATAGACTGCAATATGAATCTGCCCTTGCTGTATCAGGCAAGCGCCAGCACCGGCGATCCACGCTATGCTGAAGCGGCGAAAAATCATATAGAGCAGGCGCGACGTTATATTGTGCGCGAGGACGGCTCAACTTTTCATACGTACTATATGGATGTGCGCACCGGGGAACCGCGGTTTGGCAATACGCATCAGGGTTTTTCCGATGATTCCTGCTGGTCGCGCGGGCAGGCATGGGGTGTTTATGGCTTTCTGCTGAATTATCTCTATACCGGAGATGAGCGGCTTCTGGAACTGAGCCAGACGCTGGCAAATTACTTTATTAATCGTTTGCCGGAAGATCTTATCTGTTATTGGGATTTGGCGCTTACCGATCCCAACAGTGAAAGGGATAGCTCTGCCAGCGCGATTCTCGCCTGCGCGCTGCTGGAGCTGGTAAAACAGCTACCGGCAACCCATCCGGAACGTGAAAGTTATGAAGCGTTGGCATTAAGGATGATTGCGCGAATGCTTGATGATTATCTAAATGCTGCGCATGAAGCAGGCGAAGGATTATTAAAACACTCTGTTTATTATTTTAAAGGTAACGTCGGTGTGGATGAGTGCTGCGCGTGGGGGGATTATTTCCTGATGGAAGCGATGACCCGTGCAATATCCTGCTGGAAAAGTTACTGGTAA
- a CDS encoding porin yields the protein MKSNNINAAILMAALVMPVTGAMATENNTTTAPQAKSTPFTTVYFAPRTQYRTASKGFLQRLMLTGVVQDSDSIFKSMYWSFETDADLGKNMDQWKSSYQEAEFNKPFALGDSDFWLEPGVVFHWESAGSRVDPYIGIGYHFDPTLGAVLRYRYNHQNHDSETLQGDWDDSSEHRVDIYLTKYFTPNFWVQYNPTYYSKTHGDKFEYANGKNHTLQHNFVFNFHATPRFYPFFELGYLDKYKDGDDTKNEYQIRVGFKYNLN from the coding sequence ATGAAAAGCAATAATATTAATGCAGCCATATTAATGGCTGCACTGGTCATGCCTGTAACTGGCGCTATGGCCACGGAAAATAATACGACTACTGCCCCTCAGGCGAAATCGACACCCTTTACTACCGTGTATTTTGCACCGCGTACGCAGTACCGTACGGCCAGCAAAGGTTTTTTGCAGCGATTAATGTTAACCGGGGTGGTACAGGACTCAGACAGTATATTTAAAAGCATGTACTGGAGTTTTGAAACCGATGCCGATCTTGGTAAAAATATGGACCAGTGGAAAAGCAGCTATCAGGAAGCCGAGTTTAACAAGCCTTTTGCTCTGGGTGATAGTGACTTCTGGCTTGAGCCCGGCGTGGTGTTTCACTGGGAGTCTGCAGGTTCACGTGTCGACCCTTATATTGGTATTGGCTATCATTTTGACCCAACGCTGGGGGCTGTACTACGCTACCGATATAACCATCAAAACCATGACAGCGAAACGTTGCAAGGCGACTGGGATGACTCTTCAGAGCACCGCGTTGATATTTATTTAACCAAGTATTTTACGCCAAACTTCTGGGTGCAATATAATCCAACGTATTACAGTAAAACCCATGGCGATAAATTTGAGTATGCTAACGGCAAGAATCATACTCTGCAGCATAACTTTGTATTTAATTTCCATGCCACACCGCGGTTTTATCCATTTTTTGAATTAGGCTATCTTGATAAATACAAAGATGGTGATGATACAAAAAATGAATATCAAATCAGGGTAGGGTTTAAATATAACTTAAACTAA
- a CDS encoding AbrB family transcriptional regulator, which produces MPVLQWSLLFLLSLLLSLLFLFIHLPGPLLLGSMIVGIIFSMRGISLHPPRCTFLGAQAILGCMIAQNLTGSIFTTLAAHWPMVIVVLLATLISSAVIGWLLVRYSNLPGNTGAWGSSPGGAAAMVAMAQEFGADIRLVAFMQYLRVLLVVGAAALVTRLMMGDQAQAVSEQIVWFPPLSGNLFSTLALAAVAGVAGRLLRIPSGVMLLPMLAGALLNAGGVMVIELPEWLLAIAYMAIGWQIGLGFDKQIFLTALRPLPQILLSIFSLMAICAAMAWGLAHYMQIDFLTAYLATSPGGVDSVAVIAAGSHADMALIMAMQTLRLFSILLTGPAVARFISVHAPKQLSS; this is translated from the coding sequence ATGCCTGTTTTGCAGTGGAGCCTGTTGTTTCTGCTATCGCTCCTTCTTTCCCTGCTCTTTCTGTTTATCCATCTTCCAGGACCATTGCTGCTCGGTTCGATGATCGTCGGCATCATCTTCAGTATGCGCGGCATTTCGCTGCACCCTCCCCGCTGCACATTTCTTGGTGCGCAGGCGATTCTCGGCTGTATGATTGCCCAAAATCTGACCGGTTCAATCTTCACAACCCTTGCGGCCCACTGGCCGATGGTGATTGTTGTCCTGCTGGCGACCCTTATCAGCAGCGCGGTAATCGGCTGGCTGCTGGTGCGCTACAGTAATCTACCGGGGAACACCGGCGCGTGGGGTTCTTCACCTGGCGGCGCGGCAGCGATGGTCGCGATGGCCCAGGAATTTGGCGCCGACATCCGGCTGGTGGCGTTTATGCAGTATCTGCGCGTACTGTTGGTGGTCGGGGCAGCAGCGCTGGTCACCCGATTGATGATGGGCGATCAGGCGCAGGCGGTCAGTGAACAAATCGTCTGGTTTCCGCCACTGAGCGGTAATCTGTTCAGTACCCTGGCGCTGGCCGCCGTTGCCGGTGTAGCCGGGCGCTTACTGCGTATCCCCTCCGGCGTGATGTTATTGCCCATGCTGGCGGGCGCGTTGCTGAACGCTGGCGGTGTGATGGTGATTGAACTGCCGGAATGGCTGCTGGCAATAGCTTATATGGCCATCGGCTGGCAAATCGGCCTTGGCTTTGACAAGCAGATTTTCTTAACGGCGTTGCGCCCCTTACCGCAGATCCTGTTGTCCATTTTTTCACTGATGGCGATCTGCGCCGCTATGGCCTGGGGGCTGGCGCATTACATGCAGATAGATTTTCTCACCGCCTATCTGGCGACCAGTCCCGGTGGGGTGGATTCTGTTGCGGTGATTGCCGCAGGGAGTCACGCCGATATGGCGTTGATCATGGCGATGCAAACCCTGCGGCTGTTCAGCATTTTATTAACCGGCCCGGCGGTGGCGCGGTTTATTTCAGTGCACGCGCCAAAGCAATTATCATCGTAA
- a CDS encoding citrate synthase has translation MADTKAKLTLNGDAAIELDVLKGTLGQDVIDIRSLGSKGMFTFDPGFTSTASCESKITFIDGDEGILLHRGFPIDQLATESNYLEVCYILLYGEKPTQEEYDEFKTTVTRHTMIHEQITRLFHGFRRDSHPMAVMCGVTGALAAFYHDSLDVNNPRHREIAAFRLLSKMPTMAAMCYKYSIGQPFVYPRNDLSYAGNFLNMMFSTPCEKYEVNPILERAMDRILILHADHEQNASTSTVRTAGSSGANPFACIAAGIASLWGPAHGGANEAALKMLEEISSVKHIPEFVRRAKDKNDSFRLMGFGHRVYKNYDPRATVMRETCHEVLKELGTKDDLLEVAMELEHIALNDPYFIEKKLYPNVDFYSGIILKAMGIPSSMFTVIFAMARTVGWIAHWNEMHTDGMKIARPRQLYTGYDKRDFKSAIKR, from the coding sequence ATGGCTGATACTAAAGCAAAACTCACTCTAAATGGTGACGCTGCTATTGAACTGGATGTGCTGAAAGGTACGCTCGGTCAAGATGTTATTGATATTCGTAGCCTTGGCTCAAAAGGGATGTTTACTTTTGACCCAGGTTTCACCTCTACCGCATCCTGCGAATCCAAAATTACTTTCATTGATGGTGACGAAGGTATTTTGTTGCATCGCGGCTTCCCGATTGATCAGTTGGCGACCGAGTCTAACTATCTGGAAGTGTGTTACATCCTGCTGTACGGTGAAAAACCGACGCAGGAAGAGTACGACGAGTTCAAAACCACAGTCACTCGCCATACCATGATCCACGAGCAGATCACCCGTCTGTTCCACGGTTTCCGCCGCGACTCTCACCCGATGGCCGTTATGTGCGGTGTTACCGGGGCGCTGGCTGCGTTCTACCACGACTCGCTGGATGTGAATAATCCACGTCACCGTGAAATCGCCGCTTTCCGTCTGCTGTCCAAAATGCCAACCATGGCAGCAATGTGTTATAAATATTCCATTGGACAGCCGTTCGTCTACCCGCGTAATGACCTCTCTTACGCCGGTAACTTCCTGAACATGATGTTCTCCACGCCGTGCGAAAAATACGAAGTCAATCCGATTCTGGAACGCGCAATGGACCGTATCTTAATCCTGCACGCTGACCACGAACAGAACGCCTCAACCTCTACCGTACGTACCGCGGGTTCTTCTGGCGCTAACCCGTTTGCCTGTATCGCGGCCGGTATTGCTTCCCTGTGGGGACCGGCACACGGCGGCGCAAACGAAGCTGCACTGAAAATGCTGGAAGAAATCAGCTCTGTTAAACACATTCCGGAATTTGTTCGCCGCGCGAAAGACAAGAATGATTCCTTCCGCCTGATGGGCTTTGGTCACCGTGTTTACAAAAACTATGACCCGCGCGCTACCGTCATGCGTGAAACCTGCCACGAAGTGCTGAAAGAATTGGGCACCAAAGACGATCTGCTGGAAGTGGCGATGGAACTTGAGCACATTGCGCTCAACGACCCGTACTTCATCGAGAAGAAACTCTACCCGAATGTAGACTTCTACTCCGGCATCATCCTGAAAGCGATGGGTATTCCGTCCTCCATGTTCACCGTTATCTTCGCCATGGCGCGTACCGTTGGCTGGATTGCGCACTGGAACGAAATGCACACCGACGGCATGAAAATCGCTCGTCCGCGTCAGCTGTACACCGGCTACGACAAGCGCGATTTTAAATCTGCAATTAAGCGTTAA
- the sdhC gene encoding succinate dehydrogenase cytochrome b556 subunit has translation MWALFMIRNVKKQRPVNLDLQTIRFPITAIASILHRVSGVITFVAVGILLWLLGTSLSSPEGFLTASSIMNNFFVELILWGILIALAYHAVMGIRHLLMDFGYIEETLEAGTRSAKICFVIIVVLSLLAGVLVW, from the coding sequence ATGTGGGCGTTATTCATGATAAGAAATGTGAAAAAACAAAGACCTGTCAATCTGGATCTGCAAACGATCCGGTTCCCAATCACGGCGATAGCGTCCATTCTCCATCGCGTATCCGGAGTGATCACCTTCGTGGCGGTCGGGATTCTGTTGTGGTTATTGGGTACCAGCCTTTCCTCCCCTGAAGGTTTCCTCACCGCGTCATCCATTATGAATAACTTCTTTGTGGAGTTAATTCTGTGGGGGATCCTGATTGCGCTGGCATATCACGCCGTAATGGGCATTCGCCATCTGTTGATGGATTTTGGCTATATCGAAGAAACCCTCGAAGCAGGGACACGCTCCGCCAAAATTTGTTTCGTTATCATTGTCGTGCTTTCACTTCTCGCAGGAGTCCTCGTATGGTAA
- the sdhD gene encoding succinate dehydrogenase membrane anchor subunit translates to MVSNASALGRNGVHDFILVRATAIVLTLYIIYMVGFFATSGELTFEVWTGFFSSAFTKVFTLLALFSILIHAWIGMWQVLTDYVKPLAVRLILQLAIVVALVVYVIYGFVVVWGV, encoded by the coding sequence ATGGTAAGCAACGCCTCCGCATTAGGACGCAACGGCGTACATGACTTCATTCTGGTCCGTGCTACCGCTATCGTTCTGACGTTATACATCATCTATATGGTCGGCTTCTTCGCCACCAGCGGCGAGCTGACGTTTGAAGTCTGGACCGGTTTCTTCTCATCGGCATTCACCAAAGTCTTCACCCTGCTGGCACTTTTCTCCATCTTGATTCATGCCTGGATCGGCATGTGGCAGGTGTTGACCGACTACGTTAAACCTCTGGCTGTGCGCCTGATTCTGCAACTGGCTATCGTCGTTGCGCTGGTGGTTTACGTCATTTATGGATTTGTTGTGGTGTGGGGTGTGTAA
- the sdhA gene encoding succinate dehydrogenase flavoprotein subunit, which produces MKLPVREFDAVVIGAGGAGMRAALQISQSGQTCALLSKVFPTRSHTVSAQGGITVALGNTHEDNWEWHMYDTVKGSDYIGDQDAIEYMCKTGPEAILELDHMGLPFSRLDNGTIYQRPFGGQSKNFGGEQAARTAAAADRTGHALLHTLYQQNLKNHTTIFSEWYALDLVKNADGAVVGCTALCIETGEVVYFKARATVLATGGAGRIYQSTTNAHINTGDGVGMAIRAGVPVQDMEMWQFHPTGIAGAGVLVTEGCRGEGGYLLNKHGERFMERYAPNAKDLAGRDVVARSIMIEIREGRGCDGPWGPHAKLKLDHLGKEVLESRLPGILELSRTFAHVDPVKEPIPVIPTCHYMMGGIPTKVTGQALTVNEQGEDVVIPGLFAVGEIACVSVHGANRLGGNSLLDLVVFGRAVGLHLQESIAEQGDLLDATEDEIDASLARLNRWNGNRNGEDPVAIRKALQECMQHNFSVFREGDAMAKGLEELKAIRERLKNARLDDTSSEFNTQRVECLELDNLMETAYATAVSANFRTESRGAHSRFDFPERDDENWLCHSLYLPESESMTRRQVNMEPKLRPAFPPKIRTY; this is translated from the coding sequence ATGAAACTGCCAGTCAGAGAATTTGATGCTGTTGTGATTGGTGCCGGCGGCGCAGGTATGCGCGCGGCGCTGCAAATTTCCCAGAGCGGTCAGACCTGTGCGCTGCTCTCCAAAGTGTTCCCAACCCGTTCCCATACCGTATCCGCACAAGGTGGCATCACCGTTGCGCTCGGTAATACCCATGAAGATAACTGGGAATGGCACATGTACGACACCGTTAAAGGGTCGGACTACATTGGTGACCAGGACGCTATTGAATATATGTGTAAAACCGGTCCGGAAGCGATTCTGGAGCTGGACCACATGGGGCTGCCGTTCTCTCGCCTCGACAATGGCACAATTTATCAACGTCCGTTTGGCGGCCAGTCGAAGAACTTCGGCGGCGAGCAGGCGGCACGTACCGCGGCAGCGGCAGACCGTACCGGTCATGCGCTGTTGCACACGCTGTATCAGCAGAACCTGAAAAACCACACCACAATTTTCTCCGAGTGGTATGCGCTGGACCTGGTGAAAAACGCCGATGGCGCCGTTGTCGGTTGTACCGCGCTGTGTATCGAAACCGGTGAAGTGGTTTACTTCAAAGCCCGCGCAACCGTGCTGGCGACCGGCGGTGCTGGCCGTATTTATCAGTCCACCACCAATGCCCACATCAACACCGGTGACGGCGTGGGTATGGCTATCCGCGCTGGCGTGCCGGTGCAGGATATGGAGATGTGGCAGTTTCACCCAACCGGCATCGCCGGCGCAGGCGTTCTGGTAACAGAAGGCTGCCGTGGTGAAGGTGGCTACCTGCTGAACAAACACGGCGAGCGCTTTATGGAGCGTTATGCCCCGAACGCGAAAGACCTGGCGGGTCGTGACGTGGTGGCGCGTTCCATCATGATCGAAATCCGTGAAGGTCGCGGCTGCGACGGCCCGTGGGGTCCGCATGCCAAATTGAAACTCGACCACCTGGGTAAAGAAGTGCTGGAATCCCGTCTGCCGGGCATTCTCGAACTGTCTCGTACCTTTGCTCACGTTGACCCGGTCAAAGAGCCGATTCCGGTTATCCCAACCTGCCACTATATGATGGGCGGTATTCCGACCAAAGTGACAGGCCAGGCGCTGACCGTAAACGAACAGGGCGAAGATGTGGTGATCCCGGGGCTGTTTGCTGTCGGCGAAATCGCGTGCGTGTCGGTTCACGGCGCCAACCGTCTGGGCGGCAACTCGCTGCTGGACCTGGTGGTATTTGGTCGTGCGGTGGGGCTGCATCTGCAGGAATCTATCGCTGAGCAGGGTGACCTGCTGGATGCGACCGAAGATGAAATCGATGCTTCTCTGGCGCGCCTGAATCGCTGGAACGGTAACCGCAACGGTGAAGACCCGGTGGCAATTCGCAAAGCGCTGCAGGAATGTATGCAGCACAACTTCTCGGTATTCCGCGAAGGCGATGCGATGGCGAAAGGTCTGGAAGAGCTGAAAGCGATCCGCGAACGTCTGAAAAATGCCCGCCTGGACGATACCTCCAGCGAGTTCAACACCCAGCGCGTTGAGTGTCTGGAGCTGGATAACCTGATGGAGACCGCGTACGCCACTGCAGTATCTGCAAACTTCCGTACCGAAAGCCGCGGCGCGCATAGCCGCTTCGACTTCCCGGAACGTGATGATGAAAACTGGCTGTGCCATTCCCTGTACCTGCCAGAGTCGGAATCCATGACGCGACGTCAAGTCAATATGGAACCGAAGCTGCGCCCGGCATTCCCGCCGAAGATTCGTACTTATTAA
- the sdhB gene encoding succinate dehydrogenase iron-sulfur subunit SdhB: protein MKLEFSVYRYNPDVDDAPHMQDYTLEAEEGRDMMLLDALMQLKEKDPSLSFRRSCREGVCGSDGLNMNGKNGLACITPISALNQPGKKIVIRPLPGLPVVRDLVVDMGQFYAQYEKIKPYLLNNGKNPPAREHLQMPEQREKLDGLYECILCACCSTSCPSFWWNPDKFIGPAGLLAAYRFLIDSRDTETDSRLEGLSDAFSVFRCHSIMNCVSVCPKGLNPTRAIGHIKSMLLKRSA from the coding sequence ATGAAACTCGAGTTTTCAGTTTATCGCTATAACCCGGATGTTGACGACGCTCCGCACATGCAGGATTACACCCTGGAGGCGGAAGAAGGGCGCGACATGATGCTGCTGGATGCATTGATGCAGTTGAAAGAAAAAGATCCGTCGCTGTCGTTTCGTCGCTCCTGCCGTGAAGGGGTTTGTGGCTCCGACGGTCTGAACATGAACGGCAAAAATGGACTGGCCTGTATCACACCTATTTCTGCGCTGAATCAGCCGGGCAAGAAAATTGTCATTCGCCCGCTGCCAGGTTTACCGGTTGTGCGCGATTTGGTGGTAGACATGGGGCAATTCTACGCACAGTATGAGAAGATTAAGCCTTACTTGTTGAATAATGGGAAAAATCCGCCGGCTCGTGAGCATTTACAAATGCCTGAGCAGCGTGAGAAGCTCGATGGGCTGTATGAATGTATTTTGTGTGCATGCTGCTCAACGTCCTGCCCATCATTCTGGTGGAACCCGGACAAGTTTATTGGCCCGGCAGGCCTGCTGGCAGCGTATCGCTTCTTAATTGATAGCCGCGATACCGAGACCGACAGCCGCCTGGAAGGTTTAAGTGACGCTTTCAGCGTATTCCGCTGCCATAGCATCATGAACTGCGTCAGTGTATGTCCGAAAGGGCTGAACCCGACGCGCGCCATCGGCCATATTAAGTCGATGCTGCTCAAACGTAGTGCGTAA